A genomic segment from Desulfonatronum lacustre DSM 10312 encodes:
- a CDS encoding ChaN family lipoprotein, translating into MGLISLRALPTVLVLLILLNLNVGCARLLPPSPPIPETVTTPRPGTLFLADGRQVEPSELTALVASHDFILIGESHANACDQQFQADALSALARSDLPLAVGLEMVPWSAQEVLDAFHRGEVGLDELEDQLSWQEYWGYNFSFYRPILAQAKESGIPVYGLNVPKDLLHRIRADGLETIPADERGLLPATLIPPPPPQRAIIEEEYLRHVELMPDRTMEAGFDLERFMMIQSLWDTQMAHAAIQRRGAEETMVILTGAAHVEDGHGIAYRLGLLGDAPRSLSLIPWRGGPVPAPTAGDFFFYCPEPPRRLGLLIAWVEDQVIVTGVIPNSLAQAAGLQPGDVLLAADDLPITTLEVLHRAGVQAKSEQRPLRLKVLRDGDHLTIPISSP; encoded by the coding sequence GTGGGATTGATCTCCCTTCGGGCGCTGCCGACGGTTCTGGTTCTCCTGATCCTTCTGAACCTGAACGTCGGCTGCGCCCGCCTTCTCCCTCCAAGCCCCCCCATCCCCGAAACCGTTACGACACCGCGGCCGGGCACGCTCTTCCTGGCCGACGGGCGTCAGGTCGAACCATCCGAACTGACGGCCCTGGTCGCGTCCCACGATTTCATCCTGATCGGCGAGTCCCACGCCAACGCCTGCGACCAGCAGTTCCAGGCCGATGCCTTGAGCGCCCTGGCTCGATCAGACCTGCCCCTCGCCGTTGGGCTGGAGATGGTTCCTTGGTCCGCCCAGGAAGTCCTGGACGCGTTTCATCGGGGCGAGGTCGGCCTGGATGAACTGGAAGATCAGTTGAGCTGGCAGGAATACTGGGGTTACAACTTTTCCTTCTATCGTCCGATCCTGGCTCAAGCCAAAGAGTCCGGCATTCCGGTCTACGGTCTGAACGTGCCCAAGGACCTGCTGCACCGGATTCGTGCCGACGGCCTGGAGACCATCCCCGCCGATGAACGCGGCCTGCTCCCAGCAACGTTGATCCCGCCCCCCCCGCCGCAGCGGGCCATAATTGAAGAAGAGTACCTTCGGCATGTGGAGTTGATGCCGGACCGGACCATGGAAGCCGGGTTCGATCTGGAGCGGTTCATGATGATCCAGTCCCTCTGGGATACCCAGATGGCCCATGCCGCGATCCAGCGGCGCGGAGCGGAGGAAACCATGGTCATCCTGACCGGAGCGGCCCATGTGGAAGACGGTCACGGGATTGCCTATCGACTCGGACTGCTGGGCGACGCCCCCCGGAGCCTGTCCCTGATCCCCTGGCGCGGCGGTCCGGTCCCGGCCCCCACGGCCGGAGATTTCTTTTTCTACTGCCCGGAGCCGCCGAGACGTCTGGGCTTGCTCATCGCCTGGGTCGAGGACCAGGTAATCGTCACCGGCGTGATTCCAAACTCCCTGGCCCAGGCAGCCGGATTGCAACCCGGAGACGTCCTGCTCGCCGCCGACGACCTACCCATCACAACCCTGGAAGTCCTGCACCGCGCAGGAGTTCAGGCCAAAAGCGAACAACGCCCCTTGCGCCTGAAGGTACTCCGAGACGGCGACCACTTAACCATACCCATCTCCTCCCCCTGA
- the rplI gene encoding 50S ribosomal protein L9, with protein MEVILRTNMDNLGALGQVVDVKPGYGRNYLIPQGLAMLATPANKKRFELERKKLQEKLDAVRFAAQELADKISAAALRIPVRVGEGDRLYGSVTSANIADLLNADYGLDVDKKIILLNDPLRALGEYTVEVRVYQDIRAQLQVAVVRHDADQAAQVEALETAAVETTEPAVDATQTEE; from the coding sequence ATGGAAGTCATTTTGCGTACGAATATGGACAATCTGGGCGCTCTCGGCCAAGTGGTCGACGTCAAGCCCGGGTATGGCCGCAACTACTTGATTCCTCAAGGGCTGGCCATGCTGGCCACTCCGGCCAATAAAAAGCGCTTCGAGTTGGAGCGTAAAAAACTTCAGGAAAAATTGGACGCCGTGCGCTTCGCGGCCCAGGAACTGGCCGACAAGATCAGCGCCGCGGCGTTGCGGATTCCCGTGCGCGTCGGTGAAGGCGACAGGCTCTACGGTTCGGTGACCTCCGCGAACATCGCCGATCTGTTGAATGCAGATTACGGTCTGGACGTGGACAAGAAAATCATCCTGCTCAACGACCCGTTGCGCGCTCTGGGCGAATACACCGTTGAAGTCCGGGTGTATCAGGACATTCGAGCCCAGCTTCAGGTTGCCGTGGTTCGTCACGATGCGGACCAGGCGGCCCAGGTCGAAGCTCTGGAAACGGCCGCGGTCGAGACAACCGAGCCCGCTGTCGACGCGACGCAAACGGAGGAGTAG
- the dnaB gene encoding replicative DNA helicase — MPRSPQKNTVATKATTITGKTPPQNLEAEQAVLGGIFLRPDLIDALLEIVGEDDFYSPAHRSIFQSCIQLYQRRVPIDLVTLVDHLQSSGILEEVGGPVYLASLTESLVAASHAESYARIVRDKAILRRLIGAASDIVVNCHEGGQDVDKVLDESEAAIFAISENRTKSIFSTTKELVNQVFEHLEKRVERQELVTGVPTGYHKLDEMTAGLQPSDLIIIAARPSMGKTAFALNIAMRAAVLKDVPTAIYSLEMSKEQLMMRMLCAWGKVDLGRFRRGFLNDEDWTRLYHAADALSQASIFIDDTPALGTLDLRARCRRLKSEKNLGLVVVDYLQLMRASRRIDSREQEISEISRTLKGLAKELDLPMIALAQLNRKVEERSNRRPMLSDLRESGAIEQDADVIAFIYRDEVYNKQEGNPKKGIAEIIIGKQRNGPVGEVELAYLDSYTAFENLVDVPPPSESFQSAT; from the coding sequence GTGCCACGCTCACCTCAAAAAAACACCGTCGCCACAAAGGCGACGACCATCACCGGCAAGACGCCCCCCCAGAACCTGGAAGCCGAACAGGCGGTTCTGGGGGGGATTTTTTTGCGCCCGGACCTGATCGACGCTTTACTCGAAATCGTCGGCGAGGATGATTTCTACTCACCGGCTCACCGGAGTATTTTTCAGTCCTGCATTCAGCTCTACCAGCGCCGGGTGCCCATTGATCTGGTCACCCTGGTCGACCATCTTCAAAGTTCAGGTATCTTGGAAGAAGTGGGCGGTCCGGTGTATCTGGCCTCCCTGACCGAATCCCTGGTTGCCGCCTCCCATGCCGAATCCTATGCCCGGATCGTCCGGGACAAAGCCATTCTGCGGCGGCTGATCGGCGCCGCGTCCGATATCGTCGTCAATTGTCACGAGGGCGGACAGGACGTGGACAAGGTTCTGGACGAATCAGAAGCGGCCATTTTCGCCATTTCCGAGAACAGAACCAAGAGCATTTTTTCCACCACCAAGGAACTGGTTAATCAGGTCTTCGAGCACCTGGAAAAACGGGTCGAACGCCAGGAGTTGGTTACCGGCGTGCCCACGGGCTACCATAAGCTGGACGAGATGACCGCCGGGCTGCAACCCTCGGACTTGATCATTATCGCGGCCCGGCCCAGCATGGGCAAGACTGCTTTTGCCCTGAACATCGCCATGCGGGCCGCTGTGCTCAAGGATGTCCCCACGGCCATCTACTCCCTGGAAATGTCCAAGGAGCAGTTGATGATGCGCATGCTCTGCGCCTGGGGCAAGGTAGATTTGGGCAGGTTTCGGCGCGGTTTCCTGAACGACGAGGACTGGACCCGCCTGTACCATGCCGCGGATGCCCTGTCTCAGGCCTCCATTTTCATTGACGACACCCCGGCCCTGGGAACCCTGGACCTGCGGGCCAGATGCCGCAGGCTCAAATCCGAAAAGAATTTGGGGTTGGTGGTCGTGGATTATCTTCAGTTGATGCGGGCCAGCCGGCGAATCGATTCCCGCGAACAGGAGATTTCCGAAATTTCCCGGACCCTGAAGGGGCTGGCCAAGGAACTGGATCTGCCGATGATCGCCCTGGCCCAGCTTAACCGCAAGGTCGAGGAGCGCAGCAACCGGCGGCCGATGCTTTCGGACTTGCGTGAATCCGGCGCGATCGAACAGGATGCGGACGTGATTGCCTTCATCTATCGCGATGAGGTGTACAACAAGCAGGAAGGCAATCCCAAGAAGGGTATCGCGGAGATCATCATCGGCAAGCAGCGCAACGGGCCGGTGGGCGAAGTGGAGCTGGCCTACCTGGACTCGTACACCGCGTTTGAAAATCTGGTTGACGTCCCGCCGCCCTCGGAAAGTTTCCAATCCGCCACGTAA
- the mutM gene encoding bifunctional DNA-formamidopyrimidine glycosylase/DNA-(apurinic or apyrimidinic site) lyase, which translates to MPELPEVETIARGLRPLLTGRTVTGVPHIAAHLVKGGDLAQKVIGRTIRGVSRRGKLLFLNFPDQDVMAFHLRMTGRLGLMPSGLPPALHVHLLLNLDDGTALYFQDQRKFGTCGLFSSEELERWPFYRDLGPEPLGLDLETFARRISGKNGRNKARIKALLLDQRIIAGIGNIYADESLFRAAIHPATPTNRIVPERLARLLDSLQSVLTEAIAAGGSSIRDYRTAAGLVGTFQNTFQVYGRGGLPCKQCGTPIQTAKIAGRTTCFCPSCQTI; encoded by the coding sequence ATGCCTGAACTGCCTGAAGTGGAAACCATTGCCCGGGGGCTCCGGCCTCTGCTCACAGGCCGGACCGTCACCGGAGTGCCGCACATCGCCGCACATTTGGTCAAGGGCGGCGACTTGGCCCAAAAGGTGATAGGGCGGACCATCCGCGGGGTCTCCCGCCGGGGCAAACTGTTGTTTCTGAATTTTCCGGACCAGGACGTGATGGCCTTTCACCTGCGCATGACCGGGAGGCTGGGCCTCATGCCCTCGGGCCTTCCTCCTGCCTTGCACGTGCATTTGTTGTTGAACCTGGACGACGGGACCGCGCTCTATTTTCAGGACCAACGCAAGTTCGGGACCTGCGGCCTGTTTTCCAGCGAGGAGTTGGAGCGATGGCCCTTTTATCGCGACCTCGGGCCGGAACCGTTGGGGTTGGATTTGGAAACGTTCGCGAGGCGGATCAGTGGGAAGAATGGTCGGAACAAGGCCCGGATTAAGGCACTGTTACTGGATCAGCGGATCATTGCCGGAATCGGCAACATCTATGCCGATGAAAGCCTCTTTCGAGCGGCCATCCATCCGGCGACGCCGACGAACCGGATCGTCCCGGAACGCCTGGCCCGCCTTCTGGACAGCCTCCAGAGCGTCTTGACCGAGGCCATCGCCGCTGGAGGAAGTTCCATCCGGGACTACCGCACCGCAGCGGGGCTTGTGGGGACGTTTCAGAACACCTTTCAAGTCTACGGGCGGGGAGGCCTACCCTGCAAGCAGTGCGGCACGCCCATCCAGACCGCCAAGATCGCCGGTCGGACCACCTGCTTCTGCCCGAGTTGTCAGACAATTTAA
- a CDS encoding phenylacetate--CoA ligase family protein, with amino-acid sequence MFFDPLEGLDREELDRLQSVRLQSVTEAAVRSPLYAGLFQEHGLQADQVRGLGDLARLPLTDKEHLRSCYPDGLLCRPKEEMVRLHASSGTTGAATVIFHTAGDIQTWADLVARCFHMVGVRPGDVFQNMSGYGLFTGGLGIHYGAERLGCLTIPAGAGNSKRQIKLLQDFCVTVIHIIPSYALHLATVFQSLGVEPGGLHLKTALIGAEPHSEEIRRRIEELYGVKAYNSYGLSEMNGPGVAFECPEQNGMHIWEDAFLPEIIDPVTLRPVPEGEVGELVLTTLTREGMPILRYRTRDLTRFLPGDCPCGRTHRRIDRIVGRSDDMIIIKGVNIFPMQVERVLMAIPEVGQNYLIVLERQGYLDQFKVQVEVKSEFFVEDMRVLKKLQDRITGLLRDELLITPKVELVEARSLPCSEGKAQRVCDLRGE; translated from the coding sequence GTGTTTTTCGATCCCTTGGAAGGCCTTGATCGCGAGGAACTGGATCGTTTACAGTCCGTCAGACTGCAAAGCGTGACGGAAGCGGCGGTGCGTTCTCCGCTGTATGCCGGATTGTTTCAGGAGCACGGCCTTCAGGCCGACCAAGTCCGTGGCCTGGGCGATTTGGCGCGGCTCCCCTTGACCGACAAGGAACATCTGCGATCCTGTTACCCGGATGGGCTGCTCTGTCGTCCCAAGGAGGAAATGGTCCGCCTGCACGCCTCTTCCGGGACCACCGGCGCGGCGACGGTGATCTTCCATACGGCGGGAGACATTCAGACCTGGGCCGACCTGGTGGCCCGGTGCTTCCACATGGTCGGGGTCCGGCCCGGCGATGTCTTTCAGAATATGAGCGGATACGGTCTGTTCACCGGAGGCCTGGGCATCCATTACGGCGCGGAGCGCCTGGGGTGCCTGACCATCCCTGCGGGCGCGGGCAACAGCAAGCGGCAGATCAAGCTGCTTCAGGATTTTTGCGTCACGGTGATTCACATCATTCCCTCCTACGCCCTGCACTTGGCCACGGTGTTTCAGTCCTTGGGCGTGGAGCCCGGCGGGCTGCACCTGAAGACCGCCCTGATCGGCGCGGAACCGCACTCCGAGGAGATTCGCCGACGGATCGAAGAATTGTACGGAGTGAAGGCCTACAACTCCTACGGCTTGTCCGAGATGAACGGACCCGGCGTGGCCTTCGAATGCCCGGAACAAAACGGGATGCACATTTGGGAAGATGCGTTTCTGCCGGAAATTATCGACCCGGTCACGCTGCGACCGGTTCCGGAAGGAGAGGTGGGCGAGCTGGTCCTGACCACGCTGACCCGGGAGGGCATGCCGATCCTGCGCTATCGCACCCGCGACCTGACCCGCTTTCTGCCCGGAGATTGCCCGTGCGGCCGGACGCATCGCCGCATTGACCGAATTGTCGGGCGCAGCGACGACATGATCATCATCAAGGGCGTGAATATTTTCCCGATGCAGGTGGAGCGCGTGCTGATGGCCATTCCGGAAGTGGGGCAGAACTACCTGATCGTGCTGGAACGGCAAGGCTATCTGGATCAGTTCAAGGTCCAGGTGGAAGTGAAGAGCGAATTTTTCGTGGAAGACATGCGGGTGCTCAAAAAATTGCAGGACAGGATTACCGGGTTACTGCGCGATGAACTGCTGATAACGCCTAAGGTGGAACTGGTGGAAGCCCGGAGCCTGCCTTGCTCCGAGGGCAAGGCTCAGCGGGTGTGCGATTTGCGGGGAGAATGA
- the rpsR gene encoding 30S ribosomal protein S18: protein MAFRKFTPRKKFCRFCAAKDLKMDYKRPDLLRDFVNERGKIIARRVTGTCAKHQRELTTEIKRARQMALLFYTATHSVEAMKRTTG from the coding sequence GAAAGTTCACCCCCCGGAAAAAGTTTTGTCGCTTCTGCGCGGCCAAGGATCTGAAGATGGACTATAAACGTCCCGACCTGCTGCGGGATTTCGTCAACGAACGAGGCAAGATCATCGCCCGTCGCGTGACCGGAACCTGCGCCAAGCACCAGCGGGAGTTGACCACGGAAATCAAGCGCGCCCGGCAGATGGCTCTGTTGTTCTACACGGCCACGCACAGCGTTGAGGCCATGAAACGGACCACCGGCTAG
- a CDS encoding nitroreductase family protein: protein MTLRELVSRTRSFRRFYENHPLTLATLEDLVDTARLTASAANLQPLRYMISVDAHVNAQIFPHLAWAAYLKDWNGPEEGERPTGYIIVLGDQRYAKTSAWDLGIAAQTILLGSTELGLGGCMIGSLKKDALAATLETPEGFEILMVIALGRPKEKIVLERLGEAGDIKYWRDEKGVHHVPKRDLDSILLRRFGDH, encoded by the coding sequence ATGACCCTGCGTGAGCTTGTTTCCAGGACCCGCAGTTTCCGGCGTTTTTATGAAAACCACCCGCTCACGCTGGCAACCCTGGAGGATTTGGTGGACACGGCGAGGCTGACGGCCTCCGCGGCCAATCTGCAACCCTTGCGGTACATGATCAGCGTCGATGCCCACGTCAACGCCCAAATTTTCCCTCACTTGGCCTGGGCCGCCTATCTCAAGGACTGGAACGGGCCGGAGGAGGGAGAGCGCCCCACGGGTTACATCATCGTCCTTGGAGATCAGCGCTACGCAAAAACCTCGGCCTGGGATCTGGGCATCGCGGCCCAGACCATCCTCCTGGGTTCCACGGAATTGGGCTTAGGCGGATGTATGATCGGCTCCCTCAAAAAGGACGCTCTGGCCGCGACCCTGGAGACGCCCGAGGGCTTTGAAATCCTGATGGTCATCGCCCTGGGTCGGCCCAAGGAAAAGATCGTGCTGGAACGTCTCGGCGAGGCCGGCGACATAAAGTATTGGCGAGACGAAAAAGGCGTCCACCACGTTCCCAAGCGCGACCTGGACTCCATCCTGCTGCGCCGCTTCGGCGATCACTGA
- a CDS encoding phenylacetate--CoA ligase family protein, with protein sequence MTRKDRTEGIYSRREVLDESERRQYYQIHLKDLLTYAYRYSEDVKKRFDRAQFSPDKFKVLNDLKHIPIIKKKELIFLQTMGPRLGGLLTKDLGELRRIFLSPGPIFDPEDRVDDYWGWTEGFYAAGFRPGDVNMITFNYHLAPAGLMFEEPLRSLGCAVVPAGPGNTNTQLDIMQKLRITGYIGTPSYLMHLAQKGEEAGLNLRKDLYLEVAFVTGEKFPEKLRNNLEKKFDIIMRQGYGTADVGSIGYECFHKNGLHVSNRVFAEICHPDTGIPLKDGEVGEIVVTAFNKTYPLIRLSTGDLSYIDRAPCPCGRSSPRLGNIVGRVDTTARIKGMFVYPHQVEQVMASFEEIKRWQIEVTNPGGIDELTLYIEASQFKRENELFHHFREKIGLRPDLKVVAPGSLPAQIRPIEDKRKWD encoded by the coding sequence ATGACCCGAAAAGACCGTACCGAAGGCATCTATAGTCGCCGGGAAGTACTGGATGAAAGCGAACGCAGGCAATATTACCAGATCCACCTCAAGGATCTGCTGACCTACGCCTACAGGTACTCCGAAGACGTCAAGAAGCGCTTCGACCGGGCCCAGTTCAGCCCGGACAAATTTAAGGTGCTCAACGACCTGAAGCACATCCCGATCATCAAGAAAAAGGAACTGATTTTCTTGCAGACCATGGGACCGCGCCTGGGTGGGTTGCTGACCAAGGATCTGGGCGAGCTGCGCCGGATTTTTCTCTCCCCCGGCCCCATTTTCGACCCCGAGGACCGCGTCGACGATTACTGGGGCTGGACCGAAGGCTTTTACGCCGCCGGATTTCGTCCCGGAGACGTAAACATGATCACCTTCAACTACCACCTCGCCCCCGCCGGACTGATGTTCGAAGAGCCGCTGCGCAGCCTGGGTTGCGCCGTGGTCCCCGCCGGACCCGGAAACACCAACACCCAGCTGGATATCATGCAAAAGCTGCGGATCACCGGGTACATCGGCACGCCCAGCTACCTGATGCACCTGGCCCAAAAGGGCGAGGAAGCCGGGTTGAACCTGCGCAAGGACCTGTACCTGGAAGTGGCCTTTGTCACCGGCGAGAAATTCCCGGAAAAGCTGCGCAACAACCTGGAAAAAAAGTTCGACATCATCATGCGCCAGGGCTACGGCACCGCGGACGTCGGCTCCATCGGCTATGAATGCTTCCACAAGAACGGATTGCACGTCTCCAACCGCGTTTTCGCGGAGATCTGCCATCCGGACACCGGCATTCCGCTTAAGGACGGCGAGGTCGGCGAAATCGTGGTCACGGCTTTCAACAAGACCTACCCGCTGATCCGGCTCTCCACCGGAGACCTGTCCTACATCGACCGGGCGCCCTGCCCTTGCGGCCGCTCCTCGCCTCGCCTGGGCAACATCGTCGGCCGCGTGGACACCACAGCCCGGATCAAGGGGATGTTCGTCTACCCCCACCAGGTCGAACAGGTCATGGCCTCTTTCGAGGAAATCAAACGCTGGCAGATCGAGGTGACCAACCCCGGCGGCATCGACGAATTGACGCTGTACATTGAGGCCAGCCAGTTCAAGCGGGAGAACGAGCTCTTCCACCATTTTCGCGAGAAGATCGGCCTGCGACCGGACCTGAAAGTCGTGGCTCCGGGTTCGCTTCCAGCTCAAATCCGTCCCATCGAGGACAAGCGCAAGTGGGATTGA
- a CDS encoding NAD(P)/FAD-dependent oxidoreductase has protein sequence MTTSITSTSADVIIIGGGPAGLFAAYHLAENTDLKIMLVDKGRSPLRRSCPIGQKQSPTCHHCKPCNILSGIGGAGLFSDGKLNFIHILGKTDLTQFLSPDQARELIRETETVFTQFGMDGPVYPTDMEKAREIRKQAKKAGIDLLLIRQKHLGSDKLPDHIAAMAEHIQRKGVIIRTNEDVREILVDQGRVGGVVTEKATLRCRHVVLAPGRVGADWAGRIAQAHGINLTQRGIEVGVRVEVHNDILYDLTSVIYDPTFFIQTRKYDDQTRTFCTNRGGYVSLENYQNFVCVNGHAYLDKKSENSNFAFLSKVVLTEPVTDNQAYGESIGKLASLIGGGKPILQRFGDLKRGRRSTWNRISKGFIRPTLSNVTCGDIAMALPERILTNLVEGLEKLNCVVPGVANDETLLYAPEIKFFATQMETDADLRTSLPGMFVAGDGPGVAGNIVSAAATGLLAAKGIIKDLN, from the coding sequence TTGACCACCTCCATCACATCCACCTCGGCCGACGTGATCATCATCGGCGGCGGACCGGCCGGTCTGTTCGCCGCGTACCATCTGGCCGAGAACACGGACCTGAAGATCATGCTTGTGGACAAGGGCCGATCCCCCTTGCGCCGATCCTGCCCCATCGGCCAAAAGCAAAGTCCGACCTGCCATCATTGCAAGCCCTGCAACATTCTCTCCGGAATCGGCGGGGCCGGTCTGTTTTCCGACGGTAAGCTGAATTTCATCCACATCCTCGGCAAGACGGACCTGACCCAGTTCCTCTCTCCGGACCAAGCCAGGGAACTGATCCGGGAAACCGAAACGGTCTTCACCCAATTCGGCATGGACGGCCCGGTCTACCCCACGGATATGGAAAAAGCACGGGAGATCCGCAAACAAGCCAAAAAAGCCGGAATCGACCTGCTCCTGATCCGCCAGAAGCACCTGGGCAGCGACAAACTGCCCGACCACATCGCGGCCATGGCCGAGCACATCCAGCGCAAGGGCGTAATCATCCGCACCAACGAGGATGTTCGGGAAATCCTGGTGGACCAGGGCCGCGTCGGCGGAGTGGTCACCGAAAAGGCAACCTTGCGGTGTCGGCACGTGGTTCTGGCCCCCGGCCGGGTCGGAGCTGATTGGGCCGGACGAATCGCCCAGGCCCACGGCATCAACCTGACCCAACGCGGCATTGAGGTCGGCGTGCGCGTGGAGGTGCACAACGACATCCTCTACGACCTGACCAGCGTGATCTACGATCCGACCTTCTTCATCCAGACCCGGAAATACGACGACCAAACCCGGACCTTCTGCACCAACCGCGGCGGATACGTTTCCTTGGAGAACTACCAGAACTTCGTCTGCGTCAACGGCCACGCCTACCTGGACAAGAAGTCCGAAAACAGCAACTTCGCCTTTCTCTCCAAAGTGGTGCTCACCGAACCGGTCACGGACAACCAGGCCTACGGCGAGTCCATCGGCAAGCTGGCCAGTCTGATCGGCGGCGGCAAGCCCATCCTGCAACGTTTCGGCGACCTCAAGCGCGGGCGGCGCAGCACCTGGAACCGGATATCCAAGGGGTTCATCCGCCCCACCCTCTCCAACGTCACCTGCGGCGACATCGCCATGGCCCTGCCCGAACGCATCCTGACCAACCTCGTGGAAGGGCTGGAAAAGCTCAACTGCGTCGTCCCTGGCGTGGCCAACGACGAAACCCTGCTCTACGCTCCGGAGATCAAATTTTTCGCCACCCAGATGGAGACCGACGCCGACCTGCGCACCTCCCTGCCCGGCATGTTCGTGGCTGGGGACGGCCCCGGCGTGGCCGGCAACATCGTCTCCGCCGCGGCCACCGGACTGCTGGCGGCCAAGGGGATCATCAAAGACCTGAATTGA
- a CDS encoding DUF456 domain-containing protein, protein MMSFVLAGLFLGFLGLLLMLHVFGLPANWLILAAVATWGWMHAGFAGGIGFFAVLFALCVLGEVVEFAAQMWGGRRFGGSRKGAWAAVVGAIIGGVLGAPFFFGLGAVPGSFLGAYAGSLLVELGQGYPMATARRAAWGAMWNKVFGTVVKVCIGVWMIVLSFDLVWPD, encoded by the coding sequence ATGATGTCGTTTGTCCTGGCCGGGCTGTTTCTGGGGTTTCTCGGCTTGCTGCTGATGCTGCATGTGTTCGGCCTGCCGGCAAATTGGCTGATTCTGGCCGCCGTGGCGACCTGGGGCTGGATGCACGCGGGGTTCGCGGGGGGGATCGGTTTTTTCGCTGTCCTGTTCGCGCTCTGCGTGCTGGGCGAGGTCGTGGAGTTCGCGGCCCAGATGTGGGGCGGGCGGCGATTCGGCGGAAGTCGGAAAGGCGCTTGGGCGGCCGTTGTCGGGGCAATTATCGGGGGCGTTTTGGGCGCGCCCTTTTTTTTCGGGCTGGGCGCGGTTCCCGGCTCTTTTCTGGGGGCCTACGCGGGCAGCCTGTTGGTCGAACTGGGTCAGGGCTACCCGATGGCGACCGCGCGACGGGCCGCCTGGGGCGCGATGTGGAACAAGGTTTTCGGCACGGTGGTCAAGGTCTGCATCGGGGTCTGGATGATCGTCTTGAGCTTTGATCTGGTTTGGCCCGACTGA